Proteins co-encoded in one Denticeps clupeoides unplaced genomic scaffold, fDenClu1.1, whole genome shotgun sequence genomic window:
- the LOC114780070 gene encoding ATP-dependent DNA helicase PIF1-like produces MTKEDYESSVDSLSSGMALVMKRNPKDCWVNGYNADLLRAWDANMDIQYVVDEYSCTEYMMAYLTKPEHEMTEILNTVIDRVKKSDLNHDDEMKIIMQAYSKHQEVSAQEVLYGDQVNSPNAVPLLNDAGYIQKRTLGKPAIIQFARFSLTKQPEKYYRRILKLYLPHRRDQDLKSKNFPTYKDFYFDGLTKEIKDYVDFNQMRYEGHGKKINKVMEKLQLKGPIVNAWNTFAPEVELDRLECLAQREPIEQDPEEEVEPLPDYQLHGDLPLIQAPKLSFDFVRAMCRSLNETQASLFYAVRDWCLRRVWGCNPDPFYYFLTGGAGCGKSHVIKCVYEEANKVLRQLPRFRDVCDMSRPTMLLTAFTEAAAFNISGKTLHSILRLPKSLKPPYRGLGNTLDEVRALLGNAEILILDEVAMVSKELFAYVDMRFQQIKRISKPFGGMSVLDVGDFYQLPPVGRAKALCVHEVDDHNAAVVASLSLEVVDVWAQDFRKDKMGKRLVLLHCVSGRKQELPDKSQAAVGAQVMLIRNQDVEDGLVNGTFGTIANIVTTTTEDGKPFVKLIALQLDNLTAGSKHKSKDNLVYIERLEEQTSIKSVAQLQFPMKLAFGCTTHKVQGMSLTSAVICLKWTFEPGMAYVALSLTTSLEGLRIVNYDESKVYADENIRTAMESMTPASFLDTSPLLHFV; encoded by the exons ATGACTAAGGAGGACTATGAGTCTAGCGTTGATTCACTCAGTTCAGGAATGGCTCTTGTGATGAAGCGCAATCCCAAGGACTGTTGGGTCAATGGATATAATGCTGATCTGCTTAGAGCGTGGGATGCTAACATGGACATCCAGTATGTGGTCGATGAGTACAGCTGCACTGAGTACATGATGGCTTATTTAACTAAGCCTGAGCATGAAATGACTGAGATCCTCAACACAGTCATTGACCGCGTAAAAAAATCTGACCTCAACCATGATGATGAAATGAAGATAATCATGCAGGCTTATTCCAAGCATCAAGAGGTGAGCGCTCAAGA GGTTCTTTATGGAGACCAAGTCAATTCCCCCAACGCAGTCCCACTGTTGAACGATGCTGGCTACATCCAGAAAAGGACTTTGGGAAAACCGGCCATTATCCAATTCGCCCGCTTTTCCCTAACCAAACAACCAGAAAAGTATTACAGACGGATCCTAAAATTATACCTTCCACACCGAAGAGATCAGGACCTGAAAAGTAAAAACTTCCCAACAtacaaagacttttattttgatggcCTCACCAAGGAAATTAAGGACTATGTTGACTTCAATCAAATGCGCTATGAAGGACATGGTAAAAAAATCAACAAGGTGATGGAAAAGCTCCAGTTGAAAGGGCCGATTGTAAACGCTTGGAACACTTTCGCGCCAGAGGTCGAATTAGACCGGCTGGAATGTCTGGCCCAGCGAGAACCGATAGAGCAAGATCCAGAGGAAGAAGTCGAGCCGCTTCCAGATTATCAATTGCATGGGGACCTGCCCTTAATACAAGCCCCAAAACTGAGCTTCGACTTTGTTCGAGCGATGTGTAGGAGTCTCAACGAGACCCAGGCTTCATTGTTCTATGCTGTTCGCGACTGGTGCCTGCGACGTGTCTGGGGTTGTAATCCAGACCCGTTTTATTACTTTCTTACTGGAGGAGCTGGCTGCGGGAAATCACACGTCATCAAGTGCGTTTATGAGGAGGCCAACAAGGTGCTCCGTCAGCTTCCTAGGTTTCGTGATGTTTGCGACATGTCCCGGCCCACCATGCTCCTTACAGCCTTCACTGAAGCTGCAGCTTTTAACATTTCGGGGAAGACGTTGCATTCAATTCTGAGGCTGCCAAAAAGCTTGAAGCCCCCATACAGAGGACTTGGAAACACGTTGGACGAAGTGAGAGCATTGCTTGGGAATGCAGAGATCTTAATTCTGGATGAAGTGGCCATGGTCTCCAAAGAGCTCTTTGCTTACGTTGACATGAGATTTCAGCAGATTAAACGGATCTCCAAGCCATTTGGAGGAATGTCAGTCCTGGATGTAGGAGATTTCTACCAGCTGCCACCGGTTGGCAGGGCAAAAGCTCTATGTGTCCACGAG GTGGATGACCACAACGCAGCAGTTGTAGCCTCCCTGAGCTTGGAGGTTGTTGATGTTTGGGCTCAAGATTTTAGAAAGGACAAAATGGGAAAACGTTTGGTCCTGCTGCATTGTGTAAGTGGTAGAAAACAGGAATTGCCAGACAAGAGTCAGGCTGCTGTTGGTGCTCAAGTCATGCTCATAAGGAATCAAGATGTGGAGGACGGTTTGGTCAACGGAACCTTTGGAACGATCGCCAACATCGTGACCACCACCACAGAGGATGGAAAGCCTTTTGTAAAGCTCATTGCACTTCAGCTTGACAACCTCACAGCTGGAAGTAAACACAAATCCAAGGACAACTTGGTTTACATAGAGAGATTGGAGGAACAGACATCAATCAAGTCAGTTGCTCAACTTCAGTTCCCCATGAAGCTGGCCTTTGGGTGCACCACCCACAAAGTTCAGGGAATGTCCCTGACCTCTGCTGTCATATGTTTGAAGTGGACGTTTGAGCCGGGGATGGCGTACGTTGCTCTCAGCCTCACAACCTCTCTTGAAGGGCTGAGGATTGTCAATTATGATGAATCAAAGGTCTATGCTGATGAAAACATCAGAACAGCCATGGAGAGCATGACTCCAGCATCATTTCTCGACACATCACCACTGTTACACTTTGTGCA